Proteins from a single region of Deltaproteobacteria bacterium:
- a CDS encoding response regulator — protein MRGRILVVDDERAIGIAIQRLLGARGHEVDAVLSGEEALRRLAEPGYHLVITDLSLQGVSGMDVLRWVREHAPETAVIMITAFGSEKIAVEAMKLGAADYIPKPFDNDELELVVERLLDGMEVRRSLRLLQEQVAGAYRFGSLIGKSP, from the coding sequence ATGAGGGGCCGCATCCTGGTCGTGGACGACGAGCGCGCGATCGGCATCGCCATCCAGCGCCTGCTCGGCGCGCGCGGGCACGAGGTCGATGCCGTGCTCTCGGGCGAGGAGGCCCTCCGGCGGCTCGCGGAGCCGGGCTACCACCTCGTCATCACCGACCTCAGCCTGCAGGGCGTGAGCGGCATGGACGTGCTGCGCTGGGTGCGCGAGCACGCGCCGGAGACGGCGGTCATCATGATCACCGCCTTCGGCTCGGAGAAGATCGCCGTCGAGGCGATGAAGCTGGGCGCCGCCGACTACATCCCCAAGCCCTTCGACAACGACGAGCTCGAGCTGGTCGTCGAGCGCCTGCTCGACGGCATGGAGGTGCGGCGCTCTCTCCGGCTCCTGCAGGAGCAGGTCGCGGGCGCGTATCGCTTCGGGAGCCTGATCGGCAAGAGCCCGG